A region of Actinomycetota bacterium DNA encodes the following proteins:
- a CDS encoding thiamine pyrophosphate-binding protein, with the protein MKASDYLAEQLQSAGVTHVFGVQGGSVVHVFDSLEATGIQVHYCVSEYFAAFAAVAQSRATGNLGCCVVTTGPAGTNALTGLLSAWQDSVPVVFISGQTRSGHMSYGSNVRQIGSQESPICEVVRPITKCAITVSVASDLPSSLASIIQQACDGRPGPTWLDIPVDVQWGVVDESVNPTSVLIGSRETNSESTQAAVQIISELVQAERPLVWVGAGVRRANAVDEFRAFVEGADLPFVTTWQTKNLLGAGHRLDLGVIGPFGQAGANAATYDCDLILGLSTHFSVNQTTSNSQSFTPQARKIVVNIDAHELSGLQVLAEVQLKCEVKEVLTQLVDALPADIKSFSETSRAEFQIRNQAADAMTRLSTQALPLINSNVFLRDVFEGVEGSYEVVIDGGGTALYAGFQACYKGELAGIHCSTAVSAMGTAFAETGGLATVSVADHLFAIIGDGSFWMSLSDLPPLGQLERAVTVIVINNDGYLAIRHTQQEFLGARFYGTDSAGRLNFPDIGPIVSGMGGEHMLVTAANAQLAVALAQKKRSRGLLVLEVKTPKDQALLFRQIFADNGDGTKSPLPLSEMAT; encoded by the coding sequence ATGAAGGCATCCGACTATCTGGCCGAGCAATTGCAATCGGCTGGTGTGACGCATGTGTTTGGAGTGCAGGGCGGCTCGGTGGTCCACGTCTTCGATTCACTGGAAGCCACCGGAATTCAAGTCCACTATTGCGTGAGCGAATACTTTGCTGCATTTGCGGCGGTTGCCCAGAGCCGGGCGACCGGAAATCTCGGTTGCTGCGTGGTCACGACCGGCCCTGCGGGCACCAACGCGCTTACGGGCCTTTTGTCAGCTTGGCAGGATTCAGTGCCAGTTGTATTCATCAGTGGTCAGACCCGCAGCGGGCACATGTCATATGGATCGAATGTGCGCCAAATCGGATCGCAGGAATCACCAATTTGCGAGGTGGTTCGACCGATTACGAAGTGCGCAATCACCGTGAGCGTTGCGAGCGACTTGCCAAGTTCACTCGCGTCAATCATCCAGCAGGCCTGTGATGGCAGGCCGGGTCCAACATGGCTCGATATTCCCGTTGATGTTCAATGGGGCGTGGTCGACGAATCCGTTAACCCGACATCAGTATTGATCGGTTCGCGCGAGACGAATTCGGAAAGCACTCAAGCCGCGGTCCAGATCATTTCGGAGCTAGTACAAGCTGAGCGACCCTTGGTGTGGGTAGGTGCGGGAGTGCGGCGCGCCAACGCTGTTGACGAATTCCGTGCATTTGTTGAAGGCGCCGATCTGCCATTCGTGACAACCTGGCAAACGAAAAACCTGCTGGGGGCGGGCCACCGGCTTGATCTCGGCGTCATTGGCCCTTTCGGCCAAGCGGGCGCCAACGCAGCTACCTACGACTGTGATCTGATTCTGGGGCTCAGTACCCATTTCAGCGTGAATCAGACAACCAGCAATTCTCAGTCGTTCACGCCACAGGCCAGAAAGATTGTCGTCAATATCGATGCCCACGAACTGAGCGGCTTGCAAGTACTTGCAGAGGTTCAGCTGAAATGCGAAGTGAAAGAAGTCCTCACCCAACTTGTTGATGCCTTACCAGCAGATATCAAGAGCTTTTCTGAGACTTCTCGAGCCGAGTTTCAGATTCGCAATCAAGCCGCTGATGCTATGACGCGGCTGTCGACTCAGGCGCTCCCCCTCATCAATTCCAATGTTTTTCTGCGCGACGTCTTCGAAGGCGTTGAGGGCTCTTACGAGGTTGTCATTGATGGCGGAGGGACAGCTCTATATGCGGGCTTCCAAGCGTGCTACAAGGGCGAGCTCGCAGGTATCCACTGTTCAACCGCAGTGAGTGCGATGGGGACGGCATTTGCTGAGACCGGTGGTCTCGCAACAGTGTCAGTTGCCGATCATCTCTTCGCAATCATTGGCGACGGCAGCTTTTGGATGTCGCTCTCAGACTTACCTCCGCTCGGCCAACTGGAACGCGCAGTGACGGTGATCGTCATCAACAACGATGGCTACCTTGCCATTCGCCACACACAACAGGAGTTTCTCGGCGCGCGCTTCTACGGCACAGACAGCGCTGGTCGACTGAACTTTCCCGATATAGGTCCCATTGTGTCTGGCATGGGTGGCGAGCACATGCTCGTGACTGCAGCCAATGCACAGCTTGCCGTTGCATTGGCGCAGAAGAAGCGCAGCCGTGGACTTCTGGTGCTTGAGGTGAAGACACCCAAGGATCAAGCACTGTTGTTTCGTCAGATCTTCGCGGACAACGGAGACGGAACGAAGTCGCCACTGCCTCTGAGCGAGATGGCTACCTAG
- a CDS encoding class I SAM-dependent methyltransferase, translated as MGREIDLLSNYPKANRNVAERGAGKTDEQRAIARQFGREFFDGERETGYGGFSYQPRFWQPVIPTFVEHFDLTADSSLLDIGCAKGFMLYDLQLALPGITLAGIDVSEYAIAEGLPEVAPVMQVADAEALPFANDSFDVVISINTVHNLDREGCAAALKEIARVAKHGSFITVDAYRDETEHERMMDWNLTAKTIMSTQAWVAFFDEVGYTGDYYWFMP; from the coding sequence ATGGGCAGAGAAATCGATCTACTCTCCAACTATCCCAAGGCCAATCGCAATGTGGCCGAGCGAGGCGCCGGAAAGACAGATGAACAGCGGGCCATTGCGCGCCAGTTTGGGCGAGAGTTCTTCGACGGTGAGCGCGAGACTGGCTACGGGGGCTTCAGTTATCAACCGCGCTTCTGGCAACCAGTGATTCCGACCTTCGTCGAGCACTTCGACCTCACCGCAGACTCCTCGTTGCTCGACATCGGATGCGCCAAGGGCTTCATGCTCTACGACCTCCAACTAGCTCTGCCCGGCATCACTCTGGCCGGGATCGACGTGTCTGAGTACGCCATTGCAGAAGGACTGCCCGAAGTTGCTCCAGTGATGCAGGTAGCTGACGCCGAGGCCTTGCCATTTGCGAATGATTCCTTCGATGTCGTCATTTCGATCAACACTGTTCACAACCTCGATCGCGAAGGCTGCGCCGCTGCCTTGAAAGAGATTGCACGAGTCGCCAAGCACGGATCCTTCATCACCGTTGACGCATATCGCGACGAGACCGAGCACGAGCGCATGATGGATTGGAATCTCACTGCCAAAACCATCATGTCGACTCAGGCCTGGGTGGCATTCTTCGACGAGGTTGGTTACACCGGCGACTACTACTGGTTCATGCCATGA
- a CDS encoding transketolase C-terminal domain-containing protein — MPESNDDRVLTFAAAINEATEQAMAADPTVLCIGLGATDPGGVFGTTKGLVEKFGSSRVFDGPTSENAMTGIAVGAALAGLKPVMTHQRLDFFLLAMDQLINSAAKWHYMFGGQFQVPLTIRLVIGRGWGQGPTHSQNLQAWFAHIPGLKVVVPSSPVDAKQLLLASIHDPNPVLFLEHRWLHNIADHVPVEATPAQLGKARLARIGDDLTIVASGYLTLEAIRAVDYLSTRGVACDVLDLRTLHPLDWPAVHASASKTGRLLVLDSGALTGSISGEIVARVASEQFSELRSPPRRLAQPDIPEPTSLGLIQGFHVRSQQIASEALDIMGLSLADVAEHLVAPEPADAPGDWFRGPF; from the coding sequence ATGCCTGAGTCGAACGATGATCGGGTGCTTACTTTCGCCGCTGCGATCAACGAGGCGACCGAGCAGGCGATGGCTGCCGACCCAACAGTGCTGTGCATCGGCCTTGGCGCGACTGACCCAGGTGGAGTGTTCGGAACAACGAAGGGCTTAGTCGAGAAATTCGGTTCGAGTCGAGTTTTCGATGGGCCCACCTCTGAAAACGCCATGACCGGCATTGCAGTGGGCGCTGCTCTTGCCGGGTTGAAACCAGTGATGACGCATCAGCGTCTCGACTTCTTCCTGTTGGCGATGGATCAGCTGATCAACTCAGCTGCCAAGTGGCACTATATGTTCGGCGGCCAATTTCAGGTGCCGCTGACCATTCGCTTGGTCATTGGCCGCGGTTGGGGTCAGGGTCCAACCCATTCGCAGAATCTGCAGGCATGGTTCGCGCACATCCCAGGCCTGAAGGTCGTGGTGCCCTCATCCCCTGTTGATGCAAAGCAATTGCTGTTGGCCAGCATCCACGATCCGAATCCGGTGCTGTTCCTCGAGCATCGTTGGCTGCACAACATTGCTGATCATGTTCCGGTCGAGGCGACACCAGCCCAACTCGGCAAAGCCCGCTTGGCTCGCATTGGTGACGACCTGACCATCGTCGCTTCCGGCTATCTCACCCTTGAGGCCATCCGAGCAGTCGACTACCTCAGCACTCGCGGTGTCGCTTGCGATGTGCTCGATCTGCGCACCTTGCATCCACTCGACTGGCCAGCAGTGCATGCATCTGCCAGCAAGACCGGACGGCTTTTGGTGCTCGACAGCGGCGCGCTCACTGGCTCAATCTCAGGCGAGATCGTGGCGCGCGTTGCCTCTGAACAATTCTCCGAACTGAGGAGCCCTCCGCGCCGGCTGGCGCAGCCCGACATTCCAGAACCGACAAGTCTTGGTCTCATTCAAGGATTCCATGTGCGCAGCCAGCAGATCGCGAGCGAAGCGCTAGACATCATGGGCTTGTCTCTGGCAGATGTGGCTGAACATCTCGTGGCACCTGAGCCTGCCGATGCGCCTGGCGACTGGTTCCGTGGTCCCTTCTAA
- a CDS encoding 3-methyl-2-oxobutanoate hydroxymethyltransferase has protein sequence MSRLSVSRLANLSLEDAPLAGLTGYSYTQAVALEQAGIDYILVGDSGGMVELGFPSTRSVLMSDMLRMAESVRRGAPHTFLVGDMPLGSYEPSDAEAVRSAIDFVRFAGVDAVKLEGGSRVESRVRAIANAGIAVIGHIGVTPQSPVNLTGYRVHGKIASEFSALVEDARALFTAGASAILLEAIPHHVSAQLNRLVSGTFLGIGAGRGLAGQLLILHDVLGQYPDFRPKFAKNYGREIMEAIVSNSVLLANVENEFISQVVKSETPMLEFMKACIRQYILEVRSGEFPSEEFEYPISDTDLQALESSAVWQI, from the coding sequence GTGTCACGACTATCTGTCTCGCGGCTGGCCAACCTCAGTCTTGAGGACGCGCCACTCGCAGGTCTGACTGGTTACTCGTATACCCAGGCCGTGGCACTTGAGCAAGCTGGCATCGACTACATCTTGGTTGGAGATTCGGGCGGGATGGTTGAACTCGGATTTCCGAGCACCCGCTCCGTGTTGATGTCCGACATGCTCCGCATGGCTGAGTCGGTGCGTCGTGGAGCCCCGCACACATTCCTGGTTGGTGATATGCCCTTGGGCTCGTACGAGCCAAGTGATGCAGAAGCGGTGCGATCAGCCATCGATTTTGTGCGGTTCGCGGGTGTAGATGCGGTAAAACTCGAAGGTGGAAGCCGAGTTGAATCGCGAGTGCGAGCCATCGCCAACGCGGGGATCGCGGTGATCGGCCATATCGGGGTGACTCCTCAGTCACCAGTCAATCTCACCGGATACCGCGTTCACGGGAAAATCGCATCTGAATTCTCTGCTCTCGTCGAAGATGCACGGGCTCTTTTCACTGCGGGCGCGTCCGCGATTCTGTTGGAGGCCATTCCGCACCATGTGAGCGCTCAATTGAATCGATTGGTATCTGGCACATTCTTGGGTATTGGAGCTGGTCGTGGGTTGGCTGGCCAATTACTGATCCTGCATGACGTACTTGGGCAGTATCCGGACTTTCGACCAAAGTTTGCAAAGAACTATGGTCGCGAAATCATGGAAGCTATCGTCTCAAACAGTGTCTTGCTTGCCAACGTCGAGAATGAATTCATTTCGCAGGTAGTCAAGAGCGAAACTCCGATGCTTGAGTTCATGAAGGCATGCATTCGTCAGTACATCCTTGAAGTTCGCTCGGGCGAATTCCCATCAGAGGAATTTGAGTATCCGATTTCAGATACAGACCTTCAAGCGCTCGAGTCCTCGGCAGTCTGGCAGATCTAG
- a CDS encoding GDP-mannose 4,6-dehydratase has protein sequence MTRVAVMGSNSFSGSHFVALLLQQGYEVLGISRSVEIAPPFRPYEQQKPDTWRFAQVDLNDHVSIHATLRDFAPELVINFAAQSMVGQSWITPQDWYETNVVAIAHLGQSLQRLNTLRRYVHVTTPEVYGSTQDWIPESDVFHPTTPYAISRAAGDQHLMALQASTGLPIVFTRAANVYGAGQQLFRIIPRALLSARLARKLPLDGGGHSIRSFIHISDVARATLDIAESGTDGLTYHISTNELVSIRQLVEKVAELTGVPFAELVVEAGERVGKDAAYQLDSSRLRSSFDWTPQISLDDGLRSTLAWVDENLDLLSSLPVDYVHKR, from the coding sequence GTGACCCGAGTCGCAGTCATGGGTAGCAACTCGTTCTCTGGCTCGCATTTCGTCGCGCTGCTGCTACAACAGGGCTACGAGGTTCTGGGCATCAGCCGATCAGTTGAGATCGCACCGCCATTTCGCCCATACGAGCAGCAAAAGCCTGACACCTGGCGATTCGCCCAAGTCGACCTCAATGATCACGTTTCAATCCATGCGACCCTGCGCGATTTTGCGCCGGAACTCGTCATCAACTTTGCCGCGCAGAGCATGGTGGGGCAAAGCTGGATTACCCCGCAGGATTGGTACGAGACCAATGTGGTGGCAATCGCTCATCTCGGTCAGTCGCTACAGCGCCTGAACACCTTGCGCAGATATGTCCATGTGACTACTCCAGAGGTGTATGGCAGTACGCAGGATTGGATTCCTGAGTCAGATGTCTTTCATCCGACTACTCCGTATGCGATCTCTCGGGCAGCTGGAGACCAACACCTGATGGCTCTACAAGCGTCCACCGGCTTGCCAATCGTCTTCACGCGTGCCGCCAATGTCTATGGAGCCGGCCAGCAGTTGTTCCGCATCATTCCTCGCGCTCTCCTCAGTGCGCGACTGGCAAGGAAGTTGCCTCTCGACGGCGGCGGCCATTCAATTCGCTCCTTCATCCACATCTCAGATGTGGCGCGCGCAACCCTCGACATTGCCGAGTCAGGCACCGATGGGCTCACTTACCACATCTCAACCAACGAGCTTGTGAGCATTCGACAGCTGGTCGAGAAGGTTGCTGAATTGACCGGCGTTCCATTTGCTGAACTCGTAGTAGAGGCAGGCGAACGAGTCGGCAAGGATGCCGCCTATCAACTGGACAGCAGCCGACTGCGCTCCAGCTTTGATTGGACTCCGCAGATCAGCCTCGACGATGGGCTGCGCTCAACCTTGGCGTGGGTCGATGAGAACCTTGACCTCCTGAGTTCTTTGCCCGTCGACTACGTCCACAAGCGTTAG
- a CDS encoding SDR family oxidoreductase codes for MKVLVTGGCGYVGSVLTTSLVAAGHDVTVVDLEWFGNHLPHELPVEFLKLDVRDIDAIPLASTDAVIHLANVANDPGVELDETLSWEINALGTQRLADKAARSGVGQFIFASSGSVYGVKDEPDVTEDLTLVPISAYNKTKMVAERACLSYQDQMQVHCIRPATVCGFSPRMRFDVSVNMFVMQAFRDNRMTVFGGDQVRPNIHIDDLVDVYRHFLAHPSLPSGAYNAGFENISILDIAIRVQELTGAEISVSESNDPRSYRQNSDLLLSTGYQPKRDVQTAIADVHARLVSGELTDRDEWYTVRWMKHLAAAE; via the coding sequence ATGAAAGTGCTCGTCACAGGTGGCTGTGGCTACGTGGGGTCGGTGCTCACCACCTCACTGGTCGCAGCCGGACATGACGTCACGGTGGTGGATCTCGAATGGTTCGGCAATCACCTGCCACATGAGCTGCCCGTTGAATTTCTCAAGCTTGATGTCCGCGATATCGACGCGATCCCGCTTGCCAGCACCGACGCCGTGATCCACCTAGCCAATGTCGCTAATGACCCAGGCGTAGAACTGGACGAGACTCTGTCTTGGGAAATCAATGCGCTCGGCACTCAGCGGCTCGCCGACAAAGCAGCACGCTCGGGAGTCGGCCAGTTCATCTTTGCGAGCTCGGGAAGCGTCTACGGAGTCAAAGACGAACCTGATGTCACGGAGGATCTGACTCTCGTGCCGATCTCCGCATACAACAAAACCAAGATGGTCGCCGAGCGTGCATGTCTGAGCTATCAGGATCAAATGCAGGTGCATTGCATTCGGCCGGCCACAGTGTGCGGATTCTCCCCGCGCATGCGTTTTGATGTTTCGGTCAACATGTTCGTGATGCAGGCCTTCCGCGACAACCGGATGACAGTGTTTGGCGGGGATCAAGTCCGCCCCAATATTCATATTGATGATCTCGTTGATGTCTACCGCCACTTTCTGGCGCATCCGTCCCTGCCAAGTGGTGCATACAACGCGGGATTTGAGAACATCTCCATCCTTGATATCGCAATTCGGGTCCAGGAGCTGACCGGTGCCGAGATTTCGGTGAGCGAATCCAACGACCCCCGGTCCTACCGACAGAACTCCGATTTGCTGCTGAGCACTGGCTACCAGCCCAAGCGCGATGTCCAGACAGCCATTGCTGATGTACACGCCCGATTGGTCAGCGGCGAACTCACAGATCGCGATGAGTGGTACACCGTTCGCTGGATGAAGCACCTCGCGGCGGCGGAGTAG
- a CDS encoding SDR family oxidoreductase — MSSVLPQRSFIVGISSDIAADMSLRLLGSGSFVQGTYRTPSAQTEALATKGAELHQLDCSDKDAIASLVSDESIANQWDLLMLAPATMNPIGRFDECVWDEWEDSFALNSTRQFQFIHALIGRRNRAGNPLVFLWSGPGSNGAAVGYSAITAAKIAQIKMCELLAAEYPDTRFVVVGPGWVATKVHRETLAAESRAGANLERTANRLQSPLTTTFDEIWDFFEWVNNQEVSAVSGRNFSIRSDLWGQDALATFLRDNPHAFKLRRANNDWKPGQQATTYEPPTYASPEVP, encoded by the coding sequence ATGAGTAGCGTTCTTCCCCAGCGCTCCTTCATCGTCGGCATCTCGAGCGACATTGCAGCCGATATGTCTCTACGTCTCCTTGGATCGGGATCCTTCGTTCAGGGGACGTATCGAACGCCGAGTGCGCAAACCGAAGCACTCGCTACCAAAGGAGCTGAACTCCACCAACTGGACTGCTCTGACAAAGACGCGATCGCATCACTGGTTTCAGATGAAAGCATCGCCAACCAGTGGGATCTCCTCATGCTTGCACCAGCCACAATGAACCCCATCGGAAGATTCGATGAGTGCGTCTGGGACGAATGGGAAGACTCCTTCGCATTGAATTCGACGCGACAATTCCAGTTCATACATGCGCTCATCGGACGCCGAAACCGAGCTGGCAATCCCTTGGTATTCCTTTGGAGCGGTCCCGGATCCAATGGGGCCGCGGTGGGATATTCGGCCATTACGGCCGCCAAGATTGCTCAGATCAAAATGTGCGAACTGCTCGCTGCCGAATATCCCGACACTCGCTTTGTCGTCGTTGGTCCCGGGTGGGTGGCGACCAAGGTACATCGAGAAACTTTAGCTGCCGAGTCTCGAGCCGGTGCGAATCTGGAACGTACTGCAAACAGACTTCAGTCCCCCTTGACAACCACCTTCGACGAGATCTGGGACTTTTTTGAATGGGTGAACAACCAAGAAGTGAGTGCGGTCTCGGGAAGAAACTTTTCGATCCGAAGTGATCTCTGGGGTCAAGATGCGTTAGCGACCTTCCTGCGCGACAACCCGCACGCATTCAAACTTCGTCGCGCAAACAATGACTGGAAGCCCGGACAGCAAGCAACTACCTACGAGCCCCCCACATACGCATCGCCGGAAGTGCCATGA
- a CDS encoding thiamine pyrophosphate-dependent dehydrogenase E1 component subunit alpha — protein MTTAESSTDQRLLASMLRIRMVEQTIADRYSEQEMRCPVHLSIGQEAPAAAMSLVAEPADYAVSTHRGHAHYLAKGGDLSRMIAEIYGKVGGCSRGRGGSMHLADPSVGFMGTSAIVGNSIPVGVGLGMALQIKAQPNVSFVFLGDGATEEGVFYESANFAALRKLPVIFMCENNQYSVYSNLEERQPASRRIVEVARALGVPALEVDGNDARASHVTVANVVAQTRAGAGPALIEFETHRLREHCGPNWDDELGYRKPGELASWLKRDPIKALLDSGTFDPEWIESTTADIRTEIDAAFRFAKNSPYPDPAELAEDVYA, from the coding sequence ATGACAACGGCGGAATCATCTACCGACCAGCGCTTGCTCGCCAGCATGCTGCGCATCCGCATGGTCGAACAGACCATCGCCGATCGCTATTCGGAACAGGAGATGCGCTGCCCTGTGCATCTGTCGATCGGACAAGAGGCGCCAGCAGCGGCCATGTCACTCGTAGCCGAGCCGGCCGACTACGCCGTCAGTACTCACCGCGGCCACGCGCACTACTTGGCCAAGGGCGGTGACTTATCGCGCATGATTGCCGAGATCTACGGCAAAGTCGGCGGTTGCTCGCGCGGCCGAGGCGGCTCGATGCATCTGGCTGATCCGTCAGTTGGCTTCATGGGCACCTCAGCCATCGTCGGCAACAGCATTCCCGTTGGCGTGGGGCTCGGCATGGCCTTGCAAATCAAGGCACAACCCAATGTCTCCTTCGTGTTCCTGGGCGACGGAGCCACCGAAGAAGGCGTGTTCTACGAATCGGCCAACTTCGCGGCACTGCGCAAACTGCCGGTGATCTTCATGTGCGAGAACAACCAATACTCCGTCTACAGCAACCTTGAAGAACGACAGCCCGCATCACGACGCATTGTGGAGGTGGCGCGCGCGCTCGGCGTGCCAGCCCTCGAGGTCGACGGCAACGACGCACGGGCATCACATGTCACGGTTGCCAACGTCGTGGCCCAGACACGTGCAGGTGCCGGCCCTGCGTTGATCGAGTTCGAGACTCATCGGCTGCGCGAGCACTGCGGACCCAATTGGGACGATGAACTCGGCTACCGAAAGCCAGGCGAACTCGCCAGTTGGCTGAAGCGCGATCCGATCAAGGCGCTGCTCGATTCTGGCACTTTTGATCCGGAGTGGATTGAATCAACCACGGCCGATATTCGTACTGAAATTGATGCGGCCTTCCGCTTCGCGAAGAACTCCCCCTACCCCGATCCTGCCGAGTTGGCTGAGGATGTCTATGCCTGA
- a CDS encoding HAD family hydrolase has translation MVPSNAPSERWFIANPKWHSSQSQRGLLLDRDGVINLDIDFAHRQEDIVFIPGIFELCSLAVARGYLPIIITNQSGIGRGLFSEEQFRDLTLWMFDIFSAEGTELAGLYYCPTHPTSGVGVWKRESKMRKPEPGMFKRAIQDFRLSPELTIAIGDRPRDALAAARAGIGTNLLLGSSEVELQGEAGSTTIVIEDLPGAVPFLTLP, from the coding sequence GTGGTCCCTTCTAACGCGCCATCTGAACGTTGGTTCATTGCCAATCCAAAATGGCACAGTTCGCAGAGCCAGCGTGGGCTTCTCCTGGATCGCGATGGTGTGATCAATCTCGACATCGACTTCGCGCACCGGCAAGAGGACATTGTCTTCATCCCTGGAATCTTCGAACTCTGCTCACTAGCAGTCGCACGCGGCTATCTGCCGATCATCATCACGAATCAATCCGGAATCGGTCGGGGCCTGTTCAGCGAAGAACAATTTCGAGACTTGACGCTTTGGATGTTCGATATTTTCTCCGCCGAAGGCACTGAATTGGCCGGCCTCTACTACTGCCCCACGCATCCGACAAGCGGTGTGGGAGTTTGGAAGCGCGAGAGTAAAATGCGCAAGCCGGAGCCCGGGATGTTCAAGCGCGCGATCCAGGACTTCCGGCTCAGTCCCGAACTCACTATCGCAATCGGGGATCGTCCACGCGATGCGCTTGCAGCAGCGCGAGCAGGAATCGGTACCAATCTGCTGCTGGGTTCAAGTGAAGTCGAACTCCAAGGCGAAGCTGGCTCTACAACGATCGTTATCGAGGATCTTCCCGGCGCAGTCCCATTTCTTACATTGCCGTAG
- a CDS encoding class I SAM-dependent methyltransferase gives MELVEGAMSSFAREKLGQHTAYTVDGPGLGPVNRATLMRDPRHLGFTLARYKFVSKMLQGMSNVCEIGCHEATGSLVVASEVQHLTALDVMQDVIDFCHDEYDKFGLNITFAACDVLEGLPASLDPSGKYEAVYCLDVLEHVDPAQEHSFLSRIVEGLSSDGVAIVGIPSLQSQAYASPVSAVQHINCKTSEELKQFMEGYFSNVFMFGMNDEVLHTGFSSMCHYIFALAVGPK, from the coding sequence ATGGAACTGGTCGAAGGAGCAATGTCCAGCTTTGCCCGTGAGAAGCTGGGGCAGCACACTGCGTATACAGTCGATGGTCCAGGTCTTGGACCAGTTAACCGCGCGACGTTGATGCGCGACCCGAGGCATCTGGGATTCACGCTGGCGCGGTACAAATTCGTATCCAAGATGCTCCAAGGAATGTCGAATGTCTGCGAGATCGGCTGCCACGAAGCCACGGGTTCGCTTGTTGTTGCCTCTGAGGTTCAACACTTGACGGCATTGGATGTGATGCAAGATGTAATCGACTTCTGCCACGACGAGTACGACAAATTCGGACTGAACATTACATTTGCTGCTTGCGATGTGCTTGAAGGCCTACCAGCGTCACTTGATCCATCTGGTAAGTACGAAGCCGTCTACTGCCTCGACGTTCTGGAACATGTTGATCCAGCTCAAGAACACAGCTTCCTGTCTCGCATTGTCGAAGGACTCTCGTCCGATGGCGTCGCCATCGTGGGGATTCCATCTTTGCAATCCCAGGCCTACGCCTCACCAGTCTCGGCAGTACAGCACATCAACTGCAAGACCTCTGAGGAACTCAAGCAGTTCATGGAAGGCTATTTCTCCAACGTCTTCATGTTCGGCATGAACGACGAAGTCCTGCACACAGGATTCAGTTCCATGTGCCATTACATATTTGCTTTGGCAGTCGGACCAAAATGA
- a CDS encoding SIS domain-containing protein — protein MERDQAVAAVELYAQRLSQAIASVRLEQVCELAALLDATRLAGEQVLIIGNGGSASTASHMATDLGVGSDLLVPHLRAISLTDNQAVITATGNDRSFDEIYARQVRLLGRKGDVLIAISASGNSPNIVQAVADAKALGLVTVGITAFDGGQVREMSDLSIHVQTAKGDYGPAEDAHMMINHMVAQLLRGQLLGPNPDLAVKGQVS, from the coding sequence ATGGAGCGTGACCAAGCCGTCGCTGCGGTAGAGCTGTATGCACAGCGCTTGAGCCAGGCCATCGCATCCGTACGCCTCGAGCAGGTCTGCGAACTCGCCGCCCTTCTGGATGCCACAAGGCTCGCGGGCGAGCAGGTCCTGATCATCGGCAATGGGGGCAGCGCCTCAACTGCCAGCCACATGGCCACTGATCTGGGAGTCGGATCAGACTTGCTCGTACCGCATCTGCGAGCGATAAGTCTTACTGACAATCAAGCGGTCATCACGGCAACCGGCAACGATCGCTCCTTTGACGAGATCTATGCCCGACAAGTTCGCCTCCTTGGACGCAAGGGAGACGTGCTGATTGCCATCTCGGCGTCAGGTAATTCGCCCAACATCGTGCAGGCTGTCGCTGATGCCAAGGCCTTGGGCTTGGTGACGGTCGGCATTACAGCCTTCGATGGTGGCCAGGTGCGCGAGATGTCAGATCTGTCTATCCATGTGCAGACAGCTAAGGGCGACTACGGTCCTGCCGAGGACGCCCACATGATGATCAACCACATGGTCGCCCAGTTGCTTCGCGGACAATTGCTTGGGCCCAACCCCGATCTGGCCGTGAAAGGTCAGGTGTCGTGA